From a single Apium graveolens cultivar Ventura chromosome 2, ASM990537v1, whole genome shotgun sequence genomic region:
- the LOC141707694 gene encoding thiosulfate/3-mercaptopyruvate sulfurtransferase 1, mitochondrial-like isoform X1, with protein sequence MEFATIAGEAVVSVEWLHLNLHHPALKVLDGSWYMPTEQKDPLQEYQNSHIPGALFFDIDKISDPTTELPHMLPSEEAFAAAVSALGIRNEDKVVVYDCKGIYSAARVWWMFRVFGHDNVWVLDGGMPKWRDSKFDVESSASNDATLKASLAHEAIEKVYKGEMVPPFTFQTKMQPHLVWTHEQIRRNMEEKSYQHVDARPKPRFDGVAPEPRKGIRSGHIPGSKCISFSEMMDDSQTLLSTEKLKEKFDSEGISLDAPIMISCATGVTACILALGLHLLGKTNIPVYDGSWTEWVTHPDTLNIVEVAETL encoded by the exons ATGGAATTTGCAACAATAGCTGGGGAAGCGGTAGTTTCAGTTGAATGGCTCCATCTTAACCTCCATCACCCTGCTTTAAAG GTACTAGATGGCTCCTGGTATATGCCAACTGAACAAAAAGATCCACTTCAAGAGTATCAG AACTCCCACATTCCAGGTGCCCTATTTTTTGACATAGACAAGATATCTGATCCAACTACAGAA CTGCCACACATGTTGCCATCAGAAGAAGCTTTTGCTGCTGCTGTTTCTGCTCTTGGTATTAGAAATGAAGATAAAGTGGTTGTTTATGACTGCAAGGGAATTTACAGTGCAGCTCGTGTGTGGTG GATGTTTCGAGTTTTTGGACATGATAATGTTTGGGTGTTAGATGGAGGGATGCCAAAATGGCGTGATTCGAAATTTGATGTCGAATCAAGTGCTTCTAACGATGCTACTTTGAAAGCTAGTCTCGCACATGAAGCAATAGAAAAAGTATACAAAGGAGAGATG GTTCCTCCTTTTACATTTCAGACCAAAATGCAGCCCCATCTTGTTTGGACACATGAACAG ATACGAAGGAACATGGAAGAGAAATCTTATCAACACGTAGATGCTCGTCCAAAACCAAG GTTTGATGGGGTTGCACCAGAGCCTCGTAAGGGAATAAGAAGTGGTCATATACCAGGAAGCAAGTGCATTTCTTTTTCAGAG ATGATGGATGACTCACAGACCCTATTATCAACAGAGAAGCTCAAAGAAAAGTTTGATTCAGAAG GCATCTCGCTGGACGCTCCTATCATGATTTCATGTGCCACTGGTGTAACTGCTTGCATTCTTGCActg GGTCTGCATCTTCTAGGAAAAACCAATATTCCGGTATATGACGGGTCATGGACTGAATGGGTAACACACCCGGATACTCTTAATATCGTAGAAGTTGCTGAAACCTTGTGA
- the LOC141707694 gene encoding thiosulfate/3-mercaptopyruvate sulfurtransferase 1, mitochondrial-like isoform X2, which produces MPTEQKDPLQEYQNSHIPGALFFDIDKISDPTTELPHMLPSEEAFAAAVSALGIRNEDKVVVYDCKGIYSAARVWWMFRVFGHDNVWVLDGGMPKWRDSKFDVESSASNDATLKASLAHEAIEKVYKGEMVPPFTFQTKMQPHLVWTHEQIRRNMEEKSYQHVDARPKPRFDGVAPEPRKGIRSGHIPGSKCISFSEMMDDSQTLLSTEKLKEKFDSEGISLDAPIMISCATGVTACILALGLHLLGKTNIPVYDGSWTEWVTHPDTLNIVEVAETL; this is translated from the exons ATGCCAACTGAACAAAAAGATCCACTTCAAGAGTATCAG AACTCCCACATTCCAGGTGCCCTATTTTTTGACATAGACAAGATATCTGATCCAACTACAGAA CTGCCACACATGTTGCCATCAGAAGAAGCTTTTGCTGCTGCTGTTTCTGCTCTTGGTATTAGAAATGAAGATAAAGTGGTTGTTTATGACTGCAAGGGAATTTACAGTGCAGCTCGTGTGTGGTG GATGTTTCGAGTTTTTGGACATGATAATGTTTGGGTGTTAGATGGAGGGATGCCAAAATGGCGTGATTCGAAATTTGATGTCGAATCAAGTGCTTCTAACGATGCTACTTTGAAAGCTAGTCTCGCACATGAAGCAATAGAAAAAGTATACAAAGGAGAGATG GTTCCTCCTTTTACATTTCAGACCAAAATGCAGCCCCATCTTGTTTGGACACATGAACAG ATACGAAGGAACATGGAAGAGAAATCTTATCAACACGTAGATGCTCGTCCAAAACCAAG GTTTGATGGGGTTGCACCAGAGCCTCGTAAGGGAATAAGAAGTGGTCATATACCAGGAAGCAAGTGCATTTCTTTTTCAGAG ATGATGGATGACTCACAGACCCTATTATCAACAGAGAAGCTCAAAGAAAAGTTTGATTCAGAAG GCATCTCGCTGGACGCTCCTATCATGATTTCATGTGCCACTGGTGTAACTGCTTGCATTCTTGCActg GGTCTGCATCTTCTAGGAAAAACCAATATTCCGGTATATGACGGGTCATGGACTGAATGGGTAACACACCCGGATACTCTTAATATCGTAGAAGTTGCTGAAACCTTGTGA